The genomic stretch ATGTGTCGGAGCAAAAGAAATTATTTCCCTTATTTCCTTCAGCGGAACCTTGTGGCATCCGGTTGACAGATTCCAGTTTGATGCTTCCTATAAAATCGGTCAGTGGAGTAATAGGACTGGGGGATAGTGTCCGTAAACTGGAATATACTTGCGGTCTCTGTACGTACGATAGATGTTACAGGCGGAAGCAGCGGGGATAATAGGATGGCTACAAAAATCAGAGTCCCAAATGGCTAGATGTTGTTATTAATCTCATTGATTTTACAATTTGTTGCAATCTTAATGAATCTCCTGTCCTATCAAGACAGGTTATAACAGCTGTCCCCATCTGCTGTAACAGCTACTTTCATCTGATGTTCCACCCTGGTGAAACTCCAGTCCCACCGGGGTGGAACTGCAATTTCACCGGGGTGGGACTGCCTCACTACCCGAGTGGAATACCAAACGTAGGCATATAAAAATACAATCTTTTCAGCCTTCTGCACCTTCTTTTAATGCCCATTGAAGAATAGATAAAGCCCGATCATGATAATAGTCAGTAGCGTCCATGCAAGGATAACCGATTTGGCCGGTTTCTCCATGACTTTCTTCATGTTTAATGTACATTCTTGCCGGCGTTTATCCAATAAGGATACCAAAATCATGCCTGCGCTGATGACAACGAACAGGTAGAAAGACAGCATCATGAAGTGAGGCCATGCTGTATATTTTTCTGCAGGAAATACCCATAAATAGAGAATGCCCACTCCCATGCTGAACGCCGTACCAAATGTCAATGCCATGTTGGCAGCCATCGTGGTAGTTCGTTTCCAGAAGATGCCGAACAGGAAAACAGCCGCCATAGGCGGTGCGATAAATCCCAGTACCGATTGGAATACATTAAACAGATTCAATCCTTTGATACTGTCTATGGCAATGGTGATGATCACCGAAATCAGTGCTCCCGCCATTGTAACCACATGCCCTGTACGGATGATCTCTTTCTGGCTGGCAAGCGGTCTGAATTTCTTGACATAGATATCCATCGTGAAGACGGTACTCAGCGCATTCAGGGCAGAGCCGACAGTGCTGATCAGTGCGGCGGTCAATACGGCGAGTACCAACCCCACCATGCCTACAGGAAATAAGTTAGTGACCATAGTCATGTAGGCTTCATCGGGGTTCTTCAAGCCCGGGTAGAGTGCCAGACAGATGATACCCGGAAGGATATAGAGAGGAACATCCAGTATCTTCAACCAGCCGGTGAAGTTGGCACCCATTTGGCCTTCTTTCAGATTCTTAGCAGCCAATACAGGCTGTACCATGGATTGGTCTGTGCACCAGAACCAGACTCCCATGATGGGATACCCCAGAATAATGGGCAGCCACGGGAAGGCGGGATCGTCATTCGGGCGGAACAGGTTCCAGTAATCGGCCGGAACCGCTTCGGCCAATGCGCTGACGCCACCCACTTTGTAAAGACCTGCTATAGTAAGCGTGGCCGATACGAAAATAAGCAGAAGCATTTGGAATACATTGGTATAGGCTACCGCTTTCAGCCCTCCGGCCATGGTGAAGAATGCGGAGATAACGAGCAGGATTAATGCTGACTGCCACATGGGAATATCGAAAACCTGACGGATAAGGATACCTCCGGCGAATAAGGTCAGGGCAAGCCACGAGATAAGGATTGTCACAATGGTGTACCAGGCAAGAATGTTGCGGGTGGACTGTCCGAAACGCCGCCCCATGAACTCCGGCAAGGTGGTGATACGTGCTCCTAAGTAACGAGGGGCAAAGACAAAAGCCAGCAAGCAGATGAAAACAAACGCATACCAGGCATAATTACCTGAAACGATACCGGTGGTAAATCCGGCACTGGCGGAGGCTATCAGCATGGAAGGGCCCACATTGGTTCCCCACATGGAGAAACCGATGTGATGCCACTTCAGGGAACGCTCGGCAAGAAAAAGGCTACTGCCTTTTTTGCGTTTCAGACTGGCCCATATGCCGATGCCTATAAGAATCAGAAAGTAGGCAATAAGAATGCCCCAATCTAATGTATCTAAATAATTAGCGTGCATAATTCATGTATCAGATTAAGATGAATATTCCGTTTATTTATGAAGCCCCATCAGTTCCTTGGCTACCGCTACGGCCGTATTGGCATTGTCGCTATACCCGTCCGCACCTATTTCATCGGCGAATCCCTGGCTTACGGGAGCGCCGCCTATCATCACTTTCACTTGATTACGGATACCGGCTGCTTCCAGGGCGTTGATGACATCCTGCATATAAGTCATGGTTGTTGTCAGCAAAGCACTCATACACAAGATATCTGCCTTGTTTTTCTTGACCTCTTCCACGAACTTGTCACAAGATACGTCGATACCTATGTTAATGACTTCAAAGCCGCAACCTTCAAGCATGGATGCCACCAGGTTTTTACCGATATCATGCAGATCACCTTTGACAGTTCCGATGACTACCTTGCCTATGGTAGTTGCTGCACTTCCCTGCAATAAAGGTTTCAGAAGTTCCAAAGCTCCCTTCATGGCGCGTCCTGCCATCAGCAGTTGGGGAACAAACGCTTTTCCATCTTGGAAGCGTTGTCCTACTTCCCCCATAGCTTTTATCATGTAATTATTGATAATTTCTTGGGGTTGTATGCCTTCGGCTATGGCCTTTTTGGTTACTTCTACGGCCGGTTCCAGCTTTCCGTCCACAATGGCGTTGAACAAAGGTTTTAGAGCTTCATCTTCGGTGGCTTCGGGACTTTTGATTATAATTGTTTCTTGTTTCGTTGCAGCGTCTTCCTCTTTCGAAAGGCTTTCTTTGGATGCGGCAGGTGATGAAGAGGAGTATTCTTCGACAATGCGCATGGCTTGTTCCACTTCTTGTTCATTATGAAAATCCATTTCCAGGTGCACACCATCCGCTCCGATGTTGTCCAACAAAGGTTTCAGTTCATCCAAAGTTACCCAACATGCCATGATACTCTTTCCACCGGCAAGGATTTTCTTGTAAAGGTCATACCATTTAGGTGATCCTCCTTGTGGCTCACCCACTCCCGGAGTCCATTGAATGGCGTTCAGCTCTTCAATTTCGAGAAGGGCGGGCAGGTGATGCATGGCGCCTACGCCGTCCAGATGATACAAGGTATAGTCTATCTTTTGACATTGTTCGCGGATAAAGGGTTGTACAAAACGACGATAATCATCTTCGCTGATCATGGTAGAAATATCGCTTTGTAATTTGCTCATTTTACCGGGAGCCCATGAAGAAAAATAGCAGAAGGCCATTTCATCCCCTTCACGGATGATATCGTAAAGTTCATCGAACACCTTGAAGTAGATGTCATTAATCTGTTGCATCTGCTGTTCCAGTACTTCGGGTTGCATTACAGTATCCAGCAACACTTTATCCGTACCTTTCAGTGCGGCCAACACATCCAGGCCTTCCATCAGATCGGGCATTCCTACGTAATAATGACCGTTTGCCTTCGCTTTGCATGCTTTCAGTAATTCCTTATGCAGAATCCAGTTAGGGTGCTCGGGATTGAAAACAATTTCATCGTTGAAATCCGGATCAGGATGAATCCAGATTGTATCTTCTCCTCCTTCGAATACGCCTCCTAAAATAGCTGCCAGTGAACCGGGGCCTAACTGGGTATTGGCAACCGGCAGGATATCTGCTTTCAGGCTGCTGTGCGCTACGTACCAATCCAGATATTCTGCACGCCATTGTGGGTCGAACCATTTTTGATTCAAATCTTTCGCCGGAGCCGGTGCTGGAATATCTGCGTGGGGCTTCACTCCCTTTTGGAAGTGTTCCCACATATTCAGTATGATTCCTTTATGATTCCACCAATCTATATATCGCTTTTTTGTTTCTTCTAAATTTGTTTTCCAAGTTTCCATTTTCGTTAGTCTTTAAATATTCCTTTAAAATGATTGTCAATGTGCAATTCAACGCTCTTACTTAAATCCATCTCATCCGTACACTCCACCTCATCCGGGTAAACAGGAATAGTCGCTCCCTGACGTACATATACGGGCATTTCGTCCAAGGGGACATCCAGGTCTTTTAACCAACGTCCTCCTTCCAGCACTTCACCGGTGAAGAAATTCACCCATTGTCCTTCGGGCAGATAGACGTCACGGCGGTTTTCACTGTTCATGACCGGAGCTACCAGGAAGTCGTTACCGAAATAGTACTCATCGTCGATGTGCCAGCACAGCTTGTCTTCAGGGTGATGAAAAATCAGAGCTTGCAAGAGAGGTGCTCCGCTTGAGATAGCTTTCCGACTTTGTGCTATAATATAAGGTATAAGTGTATAGCGTAATTTCCACCATTTTTTTATTATCGGAGCAATAGCCGGATAATGCCACGGCTCACGTTTGTTTGTTCCGTGATAGCGGATGTGTGAGGAGAATACGCCGAATTGTGTCCAGCGCATGTATACATCATCGGCTACTACAGAGTTCATGAAGTTAGGTAATGTATGGAATCCCGGAACATCATGGCTCCAGAATGCAAATCCGGAGAGTCCGAAATGTAAGCCGCCTTTCAGTGAGCCTGCCATCCCATCCCATGAACTGCATGAGTCACCTCCCCAATGCAGCGGATAGCGCTGGCATCCTGCCCATGCCGAGCGTGCCCATACAATGCCGTCACCGGTAACGTCTTTTGTGATTTCATAAGCGGCTTTCTGATAAAGCAATGCATACAGGTTGTTCAGCAATTCGGGTTTCATGCCTTTATAGAGAGCATCCATGTGGATGTTTTCTCCAAAATCGGTTTTGATACAGGTCACGCCCATATCCAGCAGATTCTTCAGCAGTTCTTTATACCATTCGGTTGCTTTGGGATAAGTGAAGTCAATGGTTCCGGCATAGTCCAAAGCGGAGAAATTGGAACCTTCCGAATCTTGTTTCTTTGTTAGCGGAGCTATATAATCGTTTTTGCGTGCTTCGTCTATCTGTTCGGCGTTTTCGGCCACGTAGGGGAGTTGCCATAAGGATACGCGGTATCCTTTTTTCTTCAGGCCTTGGATGAACCCTTTGGGATCGGGAAAGCGTTCTTCGTTGAATTTCCATTCGCACAGCCAGTCGGTCTTGAACCAGCCGGTGTCCAGATGGATTACATCGCAGGGGTAATGCTCGGCACGCATCCGGTCGCATATCTCATTTACTTCATCAGCACTGAAATAAGTCATGCGGCTCATCCAGATGCCAAAGCTCCAGAGGGGAGGCATAGAAGGATATCCGGTCAGATCCCGGTAGCCCCGGAGGATTTCTTCCATAGTATTACCTGCTATGATGAAGACGTCCAGCATGGCCTGATCGCTCAGAAACTGTACCGAGCGGGTGGATTGTCCTGCCAATGACAGTTTACTATGGGCGCAGGTATGATAGAATGTTCCATACATCCGGCTGGAGAGGTAGAAAGGAATATTCTTATAAGTACGGCGGTTGTTTACACCTTGGCCATCCTGATTCTTTAAGAAGAAAGTTTGTCCGCTTAAGTCCATTTTTGCGAAGCGTTCCCCTGTTCCGGCAAAACATTCATCAGGCTTTGATTCAAAGGAAAGAGTGGCACGTTCCTTCATTCCGTTTCGTTTGCAGAAAGCCAATGGCAGCGCATCGTAACGGGGAGGGGAGAAGTGGTCGTAGGCAGCCAGGCGGATTTCACGTTTGCCGTCAGGGTAAAGGCGAAGATCCAATGTTTCTTGAGGATCGGGCAGGAGTTCGCTCCAACGGTCTAATACCGGAGGCTTTATATTGATAAGTGCCCGTTGTATTCCGTCTTGGGTGGAGATAATCCATTCACCTTCTACTTGTGTTACTTGCAAAGGAAGTTTCTTTATCCGGTCGCTGAATTGAAGCATTTCTGATTGATCCGTCATGCTTTCTTCACCGAATCCGATAAAGAGCCGGGTGATGCCTGAGGTATATTGACGGATGACCAGCGTATATTCTTCACGGGGGAATGCAGTATCGGGTGCCATATCGTTAGAGAGCACTTGCTTTTGGAAGGGGACACTTATGCAGATATCTCCATCTTTTTCATAGACTGCGGTGGGCTTGTATGCTTTCCATAATGATTCGTCTCTTGACAGATCAGGATCAAAGTCCAGAAAATCGAATAAGTGGTAATTAGTTGGTTTCATTTCCTTTTGTTATATTGTTTTATAATTATTCTTGATTGTTTTCCTTCTGTATTCGGGTGGATTCAATGCTCCCTTGTAGTGGTGTAAGGCACTTTAGGGGGAGTCTGCCCGCCTTTTGTTTTATACTTTTATCTACTTGCGGACCATTCTTCTTCCACACATTATGAGGCCCCGGCCGGTTGGAATCGAAACGCTGGGATGGGCACCAGTTGTTTTCTACGGTATAGCCATCTGTCGCTTCATCAAAATAGATGTAAAACGCACGGTCATTAGTAGCGTATGGAGCATCCGTTAAATGTTCAATCCGGTTATTACGTATTACAGAGCCTGGTTGGTTGGAAAGGGTATAGAGTCCACCGGCATCATATAGTCTTCGGGCGAAATGGTGGACGTAATTAGCCTCAATCCGGTTCCCACTCATTCCGCTTTCCAGTAACGTCCATCCCCATCCCACACAGATACCTGAATAATTGACGTGGCATACCTCATTATGTACTATGTGGATATTCTTTACATATCCGGCACCGATACCTACGCATCCCCAATCTTCATTTGTCACTTCCTCTATCAAGTTATTCCGTATCGTGATTCCCGTACATAATTCCTGTTCATGAAAGGGTTTGTAAGGTACATGTGTTTCAAATCCTTCGTGGGGAAAAGTACCTACTAATAAGGCTGTTCCACCTATATCAGTGAAATGGCAGTTTTCAACGGTGGAAGCCGATACGGCGCGTTCATAATCTACTCCCGTAGCTGCCAAGTGCTGAAATGTGCAATGGTTGAAATTGATGTTATTACCGCATTTTATCTGTATTGCTGCCTCGGGTCTGTCTATCCATGCCTGGTTTTCCAGTTCGGCTTTTTCGGGTAATCCGGGGATGCTTAGCTTGTAAGCGTCCAATAGATGGAGTCCTCCTTGCAATGTAACGTGCCCTTGATAAGATGGGCGCATCCATGAGGTATGCTCGAAAGATATATTTTGGAAATGTATATTCCTTACAGGGCGTTCCAATGTTCCGCTTATAGTTAGTAAAGTTTCTAAAGCCGGAATAATGACTTGTGCCTTCGTCATGTCTTCGTGAGGACGTGGGTAATAGTAAATGCGTCCGGAGGGATAATCCTGATACCATTCTCCGGGTTGGTCCAATAGTTCCAAAGCGTTGACCAGACAAAAAGAGGAATTTCCTTTTTCTCCGTCGATGACAGGTTGAGGCCAGGGATGGGCAAACTCCAACCGGCTTTCGGGATCATGAAAACGGACAATTGTTTTTGCTCCTTGGGTAAGCATTTCCTCTACTCTCAGTATGGCGATGGCCCAACGTTGGTGAACAATCATTTCCAGTTGTGAAGCAGTAGTCAGACCTGCTGTTTGTGGAGTAGGGATAGTAATTGTTTCCTCTTCCGGATTGAAATCAATCATGCGTTCCATCACACCGTCCGGAAATTGGGAAGCCCGTTGTGCTTTTACTCCATTTATCCACATTTGACGGGTTTCCAATATTCTGTTTCCTATATGAGGAGCTTCTGCCACCCATATCTTTTTTCTTATGGATGGAGGTATTCTGTCATCTCCACATCCTTGTTTCCAGTCTGTTACAGGCATTCCTCCGCTTAGGATTACACGAGCGCCGGGAGCAGCTGTAATGAGAGTGGGAGAGTCTGTTGTTCCGCTATCTTCGGGCCGGATGAACAGACTTTTATATTGTGGATATATTCCTTCCTCTAGTATGATATTTATACCTCCTGCTGTTTCGGGCATTTGCAGTCTTCTCCATTCACGTGCCTGTTTTATAGCCTGCTCCAATGTTTGAAGAGGATGTTGGCGTGTGCCGGCAGCCTTGTCGTCGCCGCGAGGGGAAATGTAAATATCTCCTGCAATTAAATTAAAGGTATAACTGAAAAATGCTATAAAGCAAATAAATGTTGTTTTCATGGGTTCTCCGGATTTAAAGGTCTTTTTAATCAGACGGAGAGCATTTGCTTTTGTACCCAAGTTTTATTATCTTCCTATATAAAAGACACAGGCTATACCTTGATGAAAAGGTACAGCCTGTGTCTTTTATATAGGAAAAATAGTCTGTTCTTTATGAATTCATGCTCATCAGGAACTCTTCGTTGTCCTTGGTATTCTCCAAGCGGCTCTTTACAAAATCCATTGCTTCGATAGGATTCATGTCTGCCAGATACTTGCGGAGAATCCACATACGGTCCAATGTAGTTTTGTCAAGCAACAAGTCGTCGCGACGAGTACTTGATGCTACAATATTTACTGCCGGGAAAATACGTTTGTTGCTCAAGTTGCGGTCCAACTGAAGTTCCATATTACCTGTACCCTTGAATTCTTCAAAGATTACTTCATCCATCTTAGAACCGGTATCAATCAGTGCGGTTGCAATAATAGTCAGTGAACCACCGCCTTCAATGTTACGGGCTGCACCGAAGAAACGTTTGGGCTTATGCAGGGCATTAGCGTCCACACCACCTGATAATACCTTACCGGAAGCAGGGGAAACAGTGTTGTACGCACGTGCCAGTCGGGTAATGGAGTCCAAGAAGATTACTACGTCATGACCACATTCTACCATGCGTTTTGCTTTTTCCAACACGATACCTGCAATTTTTACATGGCGTTCTGCCGGTTCATCAAAAGTAGAGGCGATAACTTCAGCATTTACGCTGCGTGCCATGTCTGTTACTTCTTCGGGACGTTCGTCGATAAGCAACATGATCATGTAAGTTTCCGGATGGTTGGCTGCAATTGCATTGGCAATATCCTTCATCAGGATGGTCTTACCGGTTTTGGGCTGAGCGACAATCAGTGCACGCTGGCCTTTACCGATAGGTGAGAACATGTCTACCACACGGGCAGAAAGATTATCACTGTATCCTCCCCTGCAAAGTTTGAACTTTTCGTCAGGGAATAATGGGGTCAAGTGATCGAATGGCACACGGTCGCGTACCAATCCGGGATCCAAACCGTTTATCTTTTCAACCTTTACTAGCGGGAAATATTTTTCACCTTCTTTTGGCGGGCGGATAGAACCTTCCACTACGTCTCCGGTCTTCAGACCAAATAATTTAATTTGTGACTGTGAAACGTAAATATCATCCGGTGAAGAAAGATAATTATAATCAGATGAACGGAGGAAACCATATCCGTCAGGCATAATTTCCAATACCCCTGTACCCGTCAGGATACCTTCAAACTCGTAAGGCTTTTCAACCTGTTTACGTTCTTGTTGCTGGGGAACATTTACAGATGCCTCTCCATCCGCTATCATATTGTTATTTGCCGGACGTGGGTTATTGTAATTGTTATTGCGCGGATTGTTATATTTCTGATTTTGATCGCGCTGTTGGCGAGGTTGGAATTTTTGGGGGGCAGGCTGTGCCGGAGCTGGTGCCGGAGTTTCTACTTTGGTAGCCTCAAATTTACCGAATAATTCGGTTGGCAATTCTATTTTTTCTGAAGGAAGATCCTCGATAGGGATAAAGTCATCCGCTTCGCTGCCGAATTCAAGTTCCGGAAGAATTACTTCTTTTTCTTTAGGAACAGCAGGTGCTTCTTCTTTTTTGGCTTTTTGGGGAGCAGGTTTTGCAGGTGCTTCAGTTTCAGCCTTTACTTCTTTTTTTACTGTTTCTTTAACTTCCGTTGCAGGTTGTTCCTCAGTTTTGGCAGTTACTTTTTTGCTACCCGGTTTACGTCCTCTTTTCTTAGGTGTTTTTTCTTCTGCGCTTGTTTCAGCTACAGGTTCTTCTTGTGGTGTTACCGCTACAGGAGCAGCTTCTTTTACAGTCTCGGCTGCTGTGGCAGGTTGTGGGGTGTTGGCTTCCAGTTTCTGTGCTTTGTCTTTGGTAGCAGTGTAGACTTTGTCACCTTCTTTTTTGACGTTGATACGTGATCTTTTGCGTGGCTGACCTTCATTGGCTTTTTCTGCCGCTACTTTTTTGGTTGCTCCGACTATGGCTTGCTCGTCTAGAATTCTATAAACCAGATCTTCTTTTTTTAGAGAATCTGTTTTCTTGATACCCAACTCTTTGGCAATAGATTGTAATTCCGACAAGTCTTTGTCGTTTAATTGAATAATGTTATACATAGAGTATAGTTATTAGTAATATATTTCTTTTAATATTTTTAATGGTATAATTAAGGAGTACGATCTGCACAACATGTGTTAAAGGAGGATGCACTCATAATTACGATTATGGGATTGATTTGTTTTTGATTGTTATCAGGAAGTAAATAGACTTTCCCGGATAGGGTCTGACGTATTTACCGTGGACAAAAGTAGACATTTTTTTTTAATCTGATGCATACTGCGAAAGATTTTTTGCCGAATTTAATGAATTTAATAAAAAATCCGACACTCGGAAACATCCTTTCTGTCTATCAAAAGCCTGATGTTAAATGAACGTAAAAAGAGATCAGATTGTTCAGTGGAATCTGCATGAGATAGCAAAAAAAACACTAATTTAGCCCGTCAAATTTGATTTTACTTAACTATTAAATAGAGAAAAGATGAAAAAAGTGATTTTTACAGAAAAGGCTCCTGCTGCTATAGGTCCTTACAGTCAAGCTGTTGAAGTGAATGGTATGGTATTCCTTTCAGGTCAGATTCCTGTTGATCCTGCTACAGGTGAATTTGTTCCGGGCGGAGTGACTGAACAGACTACCCAGGTTTTTGAGAATATCAAGAATGTATTGGCAGAAGTTGGTCTGACTACTGCTAATATCGTAAAAACAACCGTATTTTTGGCAGATATGTCTTTGTTTGCTGAAATGAACGCTGTTTATGCCAAGTATTTTGATGGCGATTTTCCTGCTCGTTCTGCCGTAGCTGTTAAAGCTTTGCCGAAAGGTGCATTGGTGGAAATCGAGAGCATTGCTGTGAGATAATGAGTTTTTCACCACAGATTACATGGATTGGCACAGATCCTTTCTATTAAAATCAATTGTTTGATATTGAATCTGTGCAAATCTGTGTAATCCGTAGTGAGTCATGGTGGATGAGGAACCATAACAACAAATAACTAACAGATAGCGTAGAAAGGTGGAGTATGAAACAACTGAACAAGTGGCAATGGTCCACATTAATATTATCTGCTATACTGGTCATGGCGTTTTCAGTCTTCGTCTATCGGTATGAGCCTTTTAAAACCGGATTTGAAATTACCGACCAGTTAGGTGGCAATATTTTCCCTTCAACCATACTCTCTACTGCAACAACAGATGCCAATTTAATTGTTCCGGCTGATTCTGATTATATCGGTAATCCTAAATCCTGTATTGCCATCCGTTTGAAAAACAGCTATGCCAATAGCAAACTGCGTATAGAAGTGGCCGAAACCCCTTTCTTCTCTCAGTCTGTATCTGAATTCATTTTACCCAAGGCAGGAAAAGAATATCTGGTTTTTCCGGATATTATATGGAACTATCAGGCTTTGCGTGATAATAATCAGGCAGTGCCCGTTAGTATTTCCGTCAAGGCAGAATTGAATGGAAAAGAACTGCCACAGCGGCTCAAGACAATCTCAATGCGCAGTATTAATGAATGCCCTTTGGGATATGTGGATAACAAAATGAAGTTTCATGATACGGGAGAGTTTTTTGCGGCTTATGTCAACGAGGAGCATCCTCAGATTGACAAATTATTGCGTGAAGCCCTGGACACGCGTATTGTAAACCGTTTCCTGGGATATCAGGGTAATGCCAATCAGGAAGAGAATGTGGACAAGCAGGTTTATGCATTGTGGAATGTATTGCAGAAACGAAACTTTAAATATAGTTCCACAACTAATACCAGTTTGTCATCCAATGTGGTTTATACACAGCGCGTCCGTACTTTGGATGATGCGCTGGAGTCTTCTCAGATTAACTGTGTGGACGGCAGTGTGTTGCTGGCTTCGTTACTGAAAGCTATCAATATCAATCCTATTCTAGTGCGTATACCGGGACACATGTTTGTGGGATATTATACAGACAAGTCGCATAAGAATATGAATTTCTTGGAAACCACTATGATCGGAGATGTGAATCTGGATGATTTCTTTCCGGACGAAAAGTTGGACTCTACCATGGTGGGCAAATCCCAGAACCAGATGTCGAAGCTGACCTATGAGAAATCAAAAGAATATGCTACCAGGAAATATCAGGAGAATGATTCCCTGATACATTCGGGCAAAGTGAATTATATGTTTCTGGAAATCGATAAAAAGACTCGTGCGCAGGTACAACCTATCGGTAAATAAATTTGTTGTATAGATATGGAACTTATTTATATATATCACAGTGGATTCGCCTTGTTGGGCGATGGCTTTACTGTAATTATGGATTATTACCGTGATTCAGAGGATGGGCAGGCACAGTCAGATTTAAACCGGCTGATGGATGGAGTTTTCAGAGAGCCGGGGAACGGGATGCCGGAAGGAATCGTGCACAGCGAACTATTGCGGCGACCCGGAAAACTATATGTTCTGGCCAGTCATTTTCATCCCGATCATTTTAACAAAGCAGTCTTGCAATGGCGTGAAATCCGACCGGATATCATCTTTATTTTCTCGAAAGATATTTTGCGTCATCGCAGGGCGCAAAAAGAGGATGCTGTTTGGCTGAAAAAAGGTGAGGAATATAAGGATGAAACATTAACTGTGCGTGCTTTCGGTTCCACGGATGTGGGAGTTTCCTTTCTGCTTCAGGCAGATGGAAAAAAGATTTTCCATGCAGGAGATTTGAACAACTGGCATTGGATGGACGAGAGTACCGAAACAGAATGGAAAGGAGCCGAGAAGAATTTTCTGCATGAGCTGGATGATCTTTATACTTATACGCATGAAGTGGATGTGGCTATGTTTCCGGTAGACCCACGTTTGGGAAAAGAATATATGCGGGGAGCCGA from Phocaeicola dorei encodes the following:
- the rho gene encoding transcription termination factor Rho, producing MYNIIQLNDKDLSELQSIAKELGIKKTDSLKKEDLVYRILDEQAIVGATKKVAAEKANEGQPRKRSRINVKKEGDKVYTATKDKAQKLEANTPQPATAAETVKEAAPVAVTPQEEPVAETSAEEKTPKKRGRKPGSKKVTAKTEEQPATEVKETVKKEVKAETEAPAKPAPQKAKKEEAPAVPKEKEVILPELEFGSEADDFIPIEDLPSEKIELPTELFGKFEATKVETPAPAPAQPAPQKFQPRQQRDQNQKYNNPRNNNYNNPRPANNNMIADGEASVNVPQQQERKQVEKPYEFEGILTGTGVLEIMPDGYGFLRSSDYNYLSSPDDIYVSQSQIKLFGLKTGDVVEGSIRPPKEGEKYFPLVKVEKINGLDPGLVRDRVPFDHLTPLFPDEKFKLCRGGYSDNLSARVVDMFSPIGKGQRALIVAQPKTGKTILMKDIANAIAANHPETYMIMLLIDERPEEVTDMARSVNAEVIASTFDEPAERHVKIAGIVLEKAKRMVECGHDVVIFLDSITRLARAYNTVSPASGKVLSGGVDANALHKPKRFFGAARNIEGGGSLTIIATALIDTGSKMDEVIFEEFKGTGNMELQLDRNLSNKRIFPAVNIVASSTRRDDLLLDKTTLDRMWILRKYLADMNPIEAMDFVKSRLENTKDNEEFLMSMNS
- a CDS encoding RidA family protein: MKKVIFTEKAPAAIGPYSQAVEVNGMVFLSGQIPVDPATGEFVPGGVTEQTTQVFENIKNVLAEVGLTTANIVKTTVFLADMSLFAEMNAVYAKYFDGDFPARSAVAVKALPKGALVEIESIAVR
- a CDS encoding MBL fold metallo-hydrolase; the protein is MELIYIYHSGFALLGDGFTVIMDYYRDSEDGQAQSDLNRLMDGVFREPGNGMPEGIVHSELLRRPGKLYVLASHFHPDHFNKAVLQWREIRPDIIFIFSKDILRHRRAQKEDAVWLKKGEEYKDETLTVRAFGSTDVGVSFLLQADGKKIFHAGDLNNWHWMDESTETEWKGAEKNFLHELDDLYTYTHEVDVAMFPVDPRLGKEYMRGAEQFVTKIKTHIFVPMHFTPEYAKANAFCDFAEAHGVHFESLTHSGQKINIE